One Drosophila subpulchrella strain 33 F10 #4 breed RU33 unplaced genomic scaffold, RU_Dsub_v1.1 Primary Assembly Seq16, whole genome shotgun sequence DNA window includes the following coding sequences:
- the LOC119559036 gene encoding uncharacterized protein LOC119559036: protein MMDQLRMTQASFLDPRFKKMYLSPMSVKDEIFEITIKSQMFTQERRISDVDKPEDLDDFMSSYNKNIDRDLRNESENNELKLYFSLPQAAWKSNPLEVWKVSMPVLYKLAMRYLVTPGSSVPSERLASAIKCVVCSKI, encoded by the exons ATGATGGACCAATTGCGAATGACTCAAGCTTCGTTCTTGGACCCTAGGTTTAAGAAGATGTATTTGTCACCGATGTCAGTAAAGGATGAGATTTTTGAAATCACAATTAAAAGCCAAATGTTTACTCAAGAAAGAAGG atTTCTGATGTCGACAAACCAGAGGACTTGGACGATTTCATGAGCTCctataataaaaacattgaTAGAGACTTGCGTAATGAATCCGAGAACAATGAGCTTAAACTATACTTTAGCTTGCCCCAAGCTGCATGGAAAAGCAACCCATTAGAGGTGTGGAAAGTCAGTATGCCGGTCCTCTACAAGCTGGCTATGAGATACTTGGTTACCCCGGGTAGTTCGGTGCCTTCCGAGCGGCTGGCGTCCGCCATCAAATGCGTCGTATGTTCTAAAATCTAA